A stretch of DNA from Micromonospora peucetia:
CGGTCAGCGCGGACGAGGCGGCGCAGTTGTCCGGTCTGCCGGGGGTCAGCGCGGTCGTACCCGACGAGACCCTGGAGCTGACGACCGACACCAGCAACGCGTTGATCCAGTCGCCTGCGGTCTGGGAGGGCAGGACGGCGGAGAACGTCGGTACCCGTGGCGAGGGCGTCGTCGTCGGGGTCCTGGACTCCGGCATCAACCCGGACCATCCGTCGTTCGCGGCGGTGGACGGCGACGGACACCGGCACACCAACCCGTTCGGCGAGGGCAGGTACGTCGGCGTCTGCGCCCCGACCCACCCCCGGCACAAGCCGATCTGCAACGACAAGCTGATCGGCGCCTGGGCCATGGTCGGCACCGACGCCCGGGACGACAACGGTCACGGCAGCCACACCGCCTCGACCGCCGCCGGCAACCGGCACGAGGCGACGATCACCGTCGGCGCGAGCTCGCACAAGCTCACCGTCTCCGGGGTCGCGCCGCGGGCCAACATCATCTCCTACAAGGTCTGCATGAGCATCGGCTGCCTCTCCTCGGCGACGATCGCCGCCGTGGACCAGGCGATCGCCGACGGTGTGGACGTCCTCAACTACTCGATCTCCGGTCGCGACGATCCCTGGAACGACCTGGTCGACCAGGCGTTCCTCGAGGCGTACTCGGCCGGTATCTTCGTCGCCGCCTCCGCCGGGAACAGCGGGCCGGGCCCCAGCACCGTCGCGAAGACGGCGCCGTGGAACATGTCCGTCGCCGCGGTCAGCCACGAGCGGGTCATCGCCCACCGGCTCGACGTGACGGCACCGGCGCCGGTCCCGGCCGCGCTCACCGGCGTCGCCGCCGTGATCGGGGAAGGCTCGCCGAGCCCGCCCATCGAGGGCGAGATCCGGTACTCGGGAACCGTCGACGCGGACAACGAGCAGGGCTGCGAGCCCTTCCCGGCGGCGGCGTTCAGCGGCGGGGTCGCCCTGATCCCCAGAGGCGGCTGCGACTTCTCCGTGAAGGTCAGGAACGCCGCCACGGCCGGCGCGACCGGTGTGGTCGTGCACACCCAGTACGGTGGCCCGCCGATCACCATGGGCGCGCTCACCGGAACCCCGATCCCCGCCGTGATGATCGGCCTCGCCGACGGGAAGCGGCTGCGCGACCACCTGGCCGCCACCGAGGGGCCCGTCACCGTGCGGGTCGGTGCCGGCAGTGAGGTGCTGCGCGACGGGGACTGGACCGACGTGGTGGCCGACTTCAGCTCGCGCGGGCCCAGCAAGTTCGACATGCTCGCGCCCACCGTCGCCGCCCCGGGCCGCAACATCCTCGCCGCCACGATGGGGACGAAGGACAACCCGGCGCCGTACACCTTCATGCAGGGCACGTCCATGGCGTCGCCGCACGTCGCCGGTGCCGGTGCGCTGCTGGCGGCACTGCACCCCGACTGGTCGCCGACGCGGATCCGTTCCGCGCTGGCGGTCACCGCGGACCGCGACGGCGTCGTCAAGGAGGACAGCACGACGCCCGCCGACGCCTTCGACATCGGCTCCGGCCGGATCAACCTGGACAAGGCGGCCCGGACCGGCCTCGTGCTCGACGAGACCGCCGCGAACTTCGTCGCGGCCGACCCCGAGGCCGGCGGCGACCCGCAGACGCTGAACCTGCCGGCCGTCGTCGAACACCACTGCCTCAAGGTCTGCACGTTCACCCGGACGGTGTCCGGGGTGGCCAAGGTGACCGCGACCTACCAGGTGGCGGCGCAGGCCCCGACCGGGGCGCGGATCACCGTCACGCCGACGCAGTTCACCCTGGCGCCCGGCGCCAGCCAGGAACTGACCGTCACCCTGGACGTCACCGGAACCGCCCGCAGGAACTGGCTCTTCGGCGCGATCAACCTGACCACCGACGCCCGGCACGCGCCGGACGGACCGCCGATCGCCCAGGCGCACTTCCCGGTCGCCGTCCTGCCCGCGGTCCCGGACCTGACCCTGGACAAGACCGCGCTGAGCTCCAGCATGGACGTGGCGCAGAACGAGAGCCACACCGTCACGGTGGGCAACGCCGGTGGGGCCGAACTCACCTGGCGGGCGACCGGCGACGGCGCCGACTGCTCGTGGCCCTCGTGGGTGAAGGTGACGCCGGACAGGGGAACGCTGGCCGCGTTCAAGAACCAGGAAATCCAGATCACCCTCGACTCCACGGGCCTGGACGACGGTGGCGTGTTCCGGGCCGACCTGTGCCTGGCCAGCAACGACCAGGACCAGCCGACAACCAGGATCGCGCTGGAACTGACGGTGGTGCCGGTGCCGAAGATCGAGGTGGCACCCCGGTCGCTCGCCGCCCGGCAGCCGGCCGGGATGGTCACCAGCAAGACGTTCGCGGTACGCAACTCCGGGCACGGGGTGCTGGACTGGCGCCTCGACGACCCGGACGCCGGCCCGGACGACGAGCGGATCAGGCTGCTGCGCGAGGGCGTCCTGCTGATCCCCAACTCGGGCACCGCCACCCGTGGGGTGATGGCGTTCGACCCGCAGACCGGCAAGCTGATTGACCCGCGGTTCGTCCCGCACTTCCCGTACAACCCGTCCAACAGCCTGTACACGCCGTTCCAGATCATCGCCAAGCCGGACGGCAGCGGCTTCCTGATGTCCGACCAGGTGAACTCGATGATCACCGAGTACGGCCTGGACGGCAGTTTCCGGCGTGTCTTCGCGCCGGCCGACGGGGTGCGGAACCCGGCCATCATGACCAACACCCGGGGGATGGCCCTCTCGCCGCGCGGCACTGTGCTGGTGACGGTCGCGTCCCAGGACAACGCCAACTCGGTGGTCGAGTTCGACGCCGACGGCAGGTATCTGGGCACCTTCGTCGCACCGGGCGCCGACGGCCTCAAGGGACCGTGGGGGATCCTGTTCCGCGGCGACGACATGCTCGTCTCCGCCAGTGACAGCGACGCCATCCACAGCTTCAGCAAGGACGGCTCCCGTGCCAACGCCCGCTTCTTCGAGGGGCTCAGCTGGCCCGGCCAGCTCGCGGAACTGCCGAACGGCAACGTGCTCGCGGCGAGCTGGGGCAGCGGCTCCACCGCCGGGGTCTGGGAGATGGACCGCACCGGAAAGCTGGTCGGCGTCTACACGCCGCCCGGCGGCTCCGGATACCAGGGCGTGCACCCGCTCGGCAACGGCAACATCCTGACCACCAGCTCGAAGGGAGTCCACGAGATCGACCGGTCCGGCC
This window harbors:
- a CDS encoding S8 family serine peptidase, with the translated sequence MAQPLYRRTFPSRWRTPARLVAALAASTMLLAVAPAPAAAAPLRAPLPAGDKAAPARPASGKPQPKSGLWLLKMDKPSLVAAAQGSGARAGRIDTRSATSTSYASELARQQDTLVDEIEAVLGRSVRVAHTYRNVVNGLAVAVSADEAAQLSGLPGVSAVVPDETLELTTDTSNALIQSPAVWEGRTAENVGTRGEGVVVGVLDSGINPDHPSFAAVDGDGHRHTNPFGEGRYVGVCAPTHPRHKPICNDKLIGAWAMVGTDARDDNGHGSHTASTAAGNRHEATITVGASSHKLTVSGVAPRANIISYKVCMSIGCLSSATIAAVDQAIADGVDVLNYSISGRDDPWNDLVDQAFLEAYSAGIFVAASAGNSGPGPSTVAKTAPWNMSVAAVSHERVIAHRLDVTAPAPVPAALTGVAAVIGEGSPSPPIEGEIRYSGTVDADNEQGCEPFPAAAFSGGVALIPRGGCDFSVKVRNAATAGATGVVVHTQYGGPPITMGALTGTPIPAVMIGLADGKRLRDHLAATEGPVTVRVGAGSEVLRDGDWTDVVADFSSRGPSKFDMLAPTVAAPGRNILAATMGTKDNPAPYTFMQGTSMASPHVAGAGALLAALHPDWSPTRIRSALAVTADRDGVVKEDSTTPADAFDIGSGRINLDKAARTGLVLDETAANFVAADPEAGGDPQTLNLPAVVEHHCLKVCTFTRTVSGVAKVTATYQVAAQAPTGARITVTPTQFTLAPGASQELTVTLDVTGTARRNWLFGAINLTTDARHAPDGPPIAQAHFPVAVLPAVPDLTLDKTALSSSMDVAQNESHTVTVGNAGGAELTWRATGDGADCSWPSWVKVTPDRGTLAAFKNQEIQITLDSTGLDDGGVFRADLCLASNDQDQPTTRIALELTVVPVPKIEVAPRSLAARQPAGMVTSKTFAVRNSGHGVLDWRLDDPDAGPDDERIRLLREGVLLIPNSGTATRGVMAFDPQTGKLIDPRFVPHFPYNPSNSLYTPFQIIAKPDGSGFLMSDQVNSMITEYGLDGSFRRVFAPADGVRNPAIMTNTRGMALSPRGTVLVTVASQDNANSVVEFDADGRYLGTFVAPGADGLKGPWGILFRGDDMLVSASDSDAIHSFSKDGSRANARFFEGLSWPGQLAELPNGNVLAASWGSGSTAGVWEMDRTGKLVGVYTPPGGSGYQGVHPLGNGNILTTSSKGVHEIDRSGRLVEVENDKGAARFITHVRLPDLQPCVTPDEVPWLTASRTAAGTGAGKASEVTISMNSAGLAAGTYRAQLCVSSDDPSNPLVTLPVTLEVTDQTCGQVVSGERRGPLPVRAGVTCLAPGAKVFGPVNVEKGAGLIALDAAVSGPVNATGAAVVELTGSRVDGPLSVTGVTGRVLISGTRVSGPVNVVDSRTGHTPVVVSGNRIDGPLRCVGNQPPPVDNGVANTVSGPKSGQCRGL